AATCATTGAAATGGCAAGAGCAGCCGGCGCTAAAAAAGTATACTTTGCATCTGCAGCGCCTGAAATACGCTTCCCTAATGTTTATGGTATTGATATGCCAAGTGCAAATGAATTAATTGCACATGGTCGAGACCTTGATGATATTTGCGAAATTATCGGTGCTGATAAGTTAATATTTCAAACTTTAGAAGATTTAGTGTCAGCTGTATCAACGGCTAACCCAGATATTACAGAGTTTGAAACCTCAGTTTTTAACGGCGAATATGTGACAAAAGACATCGACCAAAGCTATTTAGATAGATTAGATGCGATGCGAAATAATGAAACTAAAGAAACTTCAGACAAAAATGCTGACTCAATTATTGATATGTATAATGAAGGTGCTGAATAAAGCATGATGGGGATTTAGGTATTTATTAACTGATAACATTGAATACCAAATTTAAGTCATAAAAAAACCGCTATTAAGCGGTTTTTTTATGGCTGTTATCAAATCAACTGACGTATTCAACACCTAAACCAGAGTTAAATACGATAGCACTGGCGGCCATTAAGGCTACAATAAGTACTAAACCACATGTAACTACTGAGCTTGAATAAATAAAGCCTTTTTCTTCAGGTATATTCATCATAATCGGTACACCTGAATAAAGTAGGTAAACTGAATAACATAATGCCGCTAACCCAGCGAGTACAACAAACCATAAAACAGGAAATAATGCGGTTAACCCTGCCATTAATAATGGGGTAGCTGTGTATGCTGCTAATTCTAACGATTGGGTGAAGTCAGGTTTTGAATCAAAAGTTTTTGCCATCCACTGAATTAAAATGGCTAAAGAAAAAACACCTAGAATTAAACCAAAGTACATTGCTACTGACATAAATAGAGCGTTTGACTCTGTCAGTTTAATTGGATCTCCAGCACCGATAGACCAACCAATATGCGCTGCAGCATAATAACCACAAATAGCTGGAATTAATGCAATGGTGAGTATATGCACCATCGAATACATTAAACTCTCGTGACGCTTCTCAATTGTTTGCCATTCTTTTTTAGGTGCAGTATAAAGCCCCCAGATATGATTTAAGATCATGTTAAATACCTCTCTCTGTCCCCAAAAATAATGCAGATATAAGTAAAATTCTGCGACCTTACATTCTAATCAACTTTCTTATTTTTATTGTTGATATGTTATTTATGTAAGATGGCGAGGGATTCGTCAAGACTTGTTTGATATTTCAACGTAAATAGATGTTTTTTAGCCATCTACCAGTCTAATTGTCCAGTTTTTCGGGTGAAAAACGGATTTAACAGACTTTAATTCGAACAATTTTCATGACTTCAAGTTCAAAACCGGCAACCGTTTCAGTCGCTGGATAATAGGTAATATTGACCAGCTGATTTTGTAATGATTTATACAGCTTTTTTCTACGATATTTAAAGGGCACATCAATACCTTTTAACATGATGGTATTTAAGTACCATTCATCTACTTCACGTTGTACATGTGAAAGTACGGTTTGATGCTCACTATGGGTTAAGTCTTTGTGTTTGTCTGTTAGTGATTTTGCTTCCGTTTTTTTCATCATTAGTTCACTGTATTTTGGTCAAAAATAATTATAAGGCAATTTAATATAATTGAATTGCTATTATCATAACAAATAGCATAACTTTATTCATTTAATTGAGTTCGTTATACCTAAATAGCCGATAGCTCTCGGTTAATTTAGTATCAAAACTATTACACCATGGTTTATTGGTAACTCAAGTACTGGGCCTTTAAAGTAAAAAAAGTTATTAATAACGTTCTTTATGGTGTGTCTAAATAACTTATGCCGATCAATAATTTTATAAAAGTAGCGATACTACTATTTTGCTTGAAGAAGCTGAAGCTGACAAACACTTATCTGTACTTTACTTTGAATACCTTCTTTATGGACTGACTGTTTATCTGTACATTGTAAGTTTTTAGACTCTAATTGTTAGCATAAATTGTTCTATAAGCGATATAAATTAGCCCTTTAGGGGATAACACTTTATTTTAAGGCTAAACCTAATGGGGATTACTCTTTAATAGTCAGAGAGCTAGCCTATTTAAAAAAATTCATGTTAAAATCATTGCAATGTTCTAGATAAATACCGAGTTTTAAAAATTGCCTTCCCAAAAATTATTAGCACCAATCTTAAGCTTTCTTAAATGTGAAACGCCTAATGCTTGGATTGATGAAGCTAAAAAACCAGAGAATTTAGCCATTATATTAAGGGACCACCTTGCTTGTGAATTAAAGGCAGGGCAGACGGCAATGCACCTTATGCGTAAATATGCTGTTGATAAGAAAAGCGGACAAATATTAGCTGATTGGTTTAAGCCTTATGAAGGTTACTTATATCGTCAAGAAGGGGATTTACAATCTTTAGCTAACCAAGACGCCTTATCAAAATCAGTTTTCCCTAAAAGTAACTCTGAGTATGGCCAAGATTTGATTGATAAAATGGTGTTGTTAATCAAAGAAGAGTTGCATCACTTTTATCAAGTGTTAGAAATAATGGAGGGCCGTAATATTGCCTTTGAAAACACATCAGCTGGCCGTTACGCAAAAGGTATGATGACGCATGTTACAACACATGAGCCAGATACCTTAATTGATAAGCTAATTTGTGGTGCGTATATTGAAGCTAGATCATGCGAGCGCTTTGCAAAGCTAGCGCCTCATTTAGATGATGATTTAAATAAATTTTACACCTCGTTATTAAGATCAGAAGCTCGACATTATCAAGACTACTTGGCTTTAGCAGAGCAAATTGCAGATAAAGATATTAGTGATCGTATTGCTCATTTTGGTAAGGTTGAAGCAGATTTGATTTCAACGCCAGATACAGACTTTAAATTTCACAGTGGTTCACCGATAAAACAATAATTTTTTATAATCAAAAATGATTATGTTTTATTAACATTATTTTAAAAATTGGTTAATTTCGCGATTAATGATCACTATTTTGTAAAGAATAACCAAATACCTAGTAATAACAAAAGGTAATTCATTACTTTTAGAAAGCGTTGTTTATCTAGGTGTTGATTAATTTTAACGCCAAGCCAATTTCCGAACACAGCTAAAGGTACAAATGCGAGAGCTGTAAGTACCACATCAAAAGTTAATAATCCTAAAGATACAACGCCAATTAATTTAATGATATTCATGATGGCAAAGAAGGCGGCGGCTGTTGCAACAAATTTTGATTGCGCTAAACCGATGGCGGTAAAGTAGATGATTAAGGGCGGGCCGCCAGCGTGAACTAAAGTACTCGTAATGCCTGACATTGCTGACATAACATACGCGCCGTAGCGATTATTAACTAAGCTCAGTTGCAATGTTTTAAAGCCGATGTTTTTAATGGCAAAGGTAATGCAAATAAAGGCAATAAAATTACGCAGGTGTTCTGCATTGACAATATCTATCAGTAAATTTGCTATCACAACACCCACAATAGCACCGGGTATTAGTTTAGCCAGTAAAGCAGTGTCCCACTTTTTCCAAAAACTTTTTACACTCATCATATCTGCGATAATCAGCAAAGGTAACATCAAGGTTATTGCTTCAATAGCGCTAAACTTAAACATTAAAATGGGCACCGAAAACACGCCAAGTGCCCCTGCAAAAGCTGATTTGGAAATACCGATAAGTAAAACTACAGCAGCAATAAGTAATACTGCGGATATATCCATTATTTAATAATACCTCTGACTTTATTGCATATTAAGACGCGGGTTCAGTCTTGAATTGTACTGATTTAACTCATTGGTAAATCAAACCACAACGCTTCAAGGTCGGCATCTGCTTTTATTTCTAACGATTGCTCAGGTTCAATAGCAAAACCATCACCCGCTGAAAACTGTTCGCCGTTAACGTTTAATTGGCCTTTAATAATATGCATATAACCCATGCGCTGCTCAGTGTTTAAGGTGATGTCTTCGTCTTTGCTCAACACTAAACGTGACATGCTTGCATCTTGGTTGATTGACAAAGCGCCATTATCGCCATTGGGGTTAACTAATGAGGTTAATTTACCTTGTTGGCGAATAGTTTTTTGCTCATAACTCGGTTTAATGCCTGTTACATTAGGCTGTATCCAAATTTGCAAAAACTTTACTTTATCTTTCTTTGAAGCATTAAACTCAGAGTGTAATACACCACGGCCAGCACTCATACGCTGCACGTCACCGGCGGGCACTTTATAGCTGTTTCCGGTATTATCTTCGTGTTGTAGTGCTCCTTCGATAACATAGGAAATAATTTCCATATCGCGGTGGCCATGTTCACCAAAACCTTTTCCTGGCATAACCATATCATCGTTAATTACCCGTAATACCGAAACGCCCATATGCTTTTTGTCGTAGTAATTGCCAAACGAAAAACTATGCTTGCTATCTAACCAGCCAAAATTTGCTTTGCCTCGATCTGCTGACTTTCTAATATATTTCATGGATAAACTCCTTCAATTGTTTTCTTGAAGTGATCATACCGTTCTTATTGATAGCTTAAAATTAGCATTATTAGTACATGTCATTCGTATTTTAAGAACTATTGTAAAGTTTTTATTGTTAAGTGTTTTGCAAGTTCAGACATTGTGCTCTTAGCTCTGCTATAAAACTTCTAGCCGCAGGACCAAGGCAATCGCCATCTTTATAGGTAAGGTAAAGTTGAGTAGAGCGCTGTCTATTTTCATTTAACTTTAAGGGGATTAGTTGCTTATTTTTGAGTTGTTGTTCAATTAAGCTCACCGGTAACCAAGCAAAACCTAAGCCCTGACAAATCATGTCTATTGAGCTTTGTAAATGACTGACCGTCCAGCGTTGATTTGCTTCTAGCCAGCCTTCACTGGCTTTTTTGTCTTTATTTAAATGCGCTGAATCTCGCACGACTATTTGTCGATAAGACTTAAGGTCTTCTAAGCTGAGTTTGCGTTTAAGTTTATGTAAAGGGTGAGTTGGACTAGCAACAGCGTTAAAGGTGATGTAACACAAGCTTTCACTAAAGCCAGCACCAAGTGAAATGGGGGATATAGCAATTTCAACGTCATTATGTTCAAGTAACTCACTAGCGCCGCTGAGTATGGTTTCAATTAATTCAATTTGCAGTAAAGGAAATTGCACGGAAACTTTTTCCAGTACTTGATATAACAATGTGCGTGGGAATACCTCATCAACGGCAATTTTTAACTTAGTTTCGATACCTTGACTTAATGTTTGACCAATAGCTTCAATTTTTCTCGCTTCTTCAAGTAAATAATTTGCCCGTTGAAGCATTAATTGACCGGCCTCGGTTAATACCGTTTTACGTCCTTCAATTTTAAATAGTTTGACTCCTAGCGAGTCTTCTATTTTACTGACAGCGTTATGAATACTTGATTGGCTTTTATGTACGCCTTGAGACGCTTGATTAAAACCACCAAATTCCACAACAGCATGAAACATACGCCATTGCTCTAAAGATATTCTTAGCATTTATTTGCTCGCATTATTGAGTTTGTTTCGAAGTTGTTGCATTACTTTCTTCAACACTTGCCTCATTACTTTCTACAATGTCATCACAAGGTGTACCGTCACTTTTTCGACAAGTATTTAATTTATCTTGCTCATTTCTATCGTTGCTCAATACTTGTTTTAAATCTTCGATACGTTGTTTAACAGCAATGCCATAGCTGTGGTCATCACCCCATAAATGAGCTAGTGCAGTTAAAGACTCGTGATCATGTTTGGCAAATATTTCACCCGCTCGTTTGGCATCGGCAGGCTTATTGCCTAACAGGGTAAGTACTTCTACGCCTAGGTTCAGTGCTGAGTCGAAAGTTTCACGCTTGAAGGTACTAATACCTAACTTCATTAATTGATAAGCATGACGGCGATCAATTGCACGTGCGGCAATTTTTAAATGAGGGTAGTGCTTTTGCGCCATAGTGGCTATTTCTAGCACTTTGTCTGGGTCATCAATGGCGATAACTAGTAATTGTGCTTCGCTAGCACCAGAAGCGGTTAGCAAGTCTATACGCGCGGCGTCGCCATATAACACTTTATTACCAAAGCGTCTTAGTAGCTCAATTTGGCTTGGGCTATGGTCAAGAATCGATAGGTGATAACCTTGCGCCGCTAATAAGCGACCAATAACTTGACCAAAACGGCCATAGCCAGCAATGATGACATTCTTAGTGGCTTCTATTTCCTCTGGGCTATCAAAGGTTTTTTGTGTGCTATCTTCACGGTTAATAACTTTTTCATAAAACATCAACAGCAAAGGGGCCATTAGCATTGATATGGCAACAACTAGAGTGGTTAACTTGGTTTGCTCTACACTGAGAATTTGTAATGTGCTGGATAGTGATAACAAGACAAAGGCAAATTCGCCTCCTTGCGCTAACGCTAAGGTAAACAGTAATTTTTGTTTACTTTTAATGTTAAAAGCGTAAGCAAGGATATATAACACGAAAGCTTTAATCACAATGAGCCCGATAACAAATATCATCACATTGCTAAATTGTTCGATTAAAAGCGGGAAATCTATAGATGCACCAACCGTAATAAAAAACAGCCCAAGCAATAAACCTTTAAAGGGTTCAATATCGACTTCTAACTCATGTCTAAATTCGCTTTCGGCTAATACCACACCCGCTAAAAATGTCCCTAAAGCCGGAGATAAACCAATTTTTTGCATGATGACCGCAATAACAATGACTAAAAACAAAGCGAAAAGGGTAAATAACTCACGCAAACGTGTTTCCGCGATATATCGAAAAAGTGGTGTCGCGATGTATTTGCCAGAAAATATTATAGCGGCAATGGTCGCCAGTGATATTAATACTTGTGCGTATACAGGAAGGTGTTCAATTAAATTACCATGACTTGTGGCAACATTGGTTATTTCGCTAAAGGCAAGTAATGGCAATAACGCTAAAATTGGAATAACGGCAATATCTTGAAATAACAGTACAGAGAAGGCATTTTGACCGGCTTCTTGTTTGATCCAACCTTTCTCAGTCAACGTTTGCAAAACAATAGCGGTTGATGACAACGCTAGCATAAGTCCTATGGCTAGTGAGGCTTCCCAGCGCAAGTTTAAGATAAAATAACCAACAGCAAAAAATAACGCTGTAGTGAGTAAAACTTGTAATCCGCCTAAGCCCATTATGGAATGTCTTAACTTCCATAGTCTTGACGGCTGTAGTTCTAAACCGACTAAAAATAGCATCATGACCACACCAAACTCGGCAAAATGCATGACATCGGTTTGGTCGCCAACAAGCCCAAAAGCAAAGGGACCAATGATAATGCCGGCAATGAGGTAACCAAGCACAGAGCCCAGGCCTAAACGCTTGGCAATGGGCACAGCTACGATGGCTGCGGCTAAATAGATGACTGCCATTTCTAACATAGTTTTCTCTTTTTTATTATTTTAATAAACAACTGCATATATGTGTTTTTGTGACGATGTAATACCATGCCATATAAGAAAGTAGTTACTGCTTTATATGGCATGTTATTAACTGAATGAGCATAAAATATTCATTTTATTTTACCTACTTATAGGCTTTATTTTTACACTTTACCGCTGCGGTACATAATATCATGACATTTTACTTGTTAGCAGGGCTAATGCTAACAAGTCTAGTGATACGCGCTTTATAAAGGAATAAACTCTTTATCATCACCAGGAATGGTGGGGAATTTACCGTTTTTCCAATCGCTTTTGGCTTGTTCCATTCTTTCTTTAGTGTAAGCGACAAAATTCCAATGTAAGTAAGGAACTTTTTGAAACTTTTCACCACCAAGCATGATAAATCGTCCGCCTTCGACCATGGTAATATCATGATCATTTTCACCTAATAAAACAAATTCACTTGCGCCATACGCTTGACCATTTATTTCAATTTTACCACTGATAACAAATATTGCGGTTTCGTGTGTTGGGTGCGGTTTAGTAATAGTACTTTCTGCGCCAGCCACTACGTCAATATAAAACATGGGTGAATAACATTTTACTGGTGAACTTAACCCGTATGCATCACCTACAATAAGCCTCATCATGACATCTTTATAAGTCGAGTGTGGTAAGTCTTGTTTTTTAACGTGAATAAAGGCAGGTTCAATTTCAACTTTATCTTCTGGCAATGCTATCCAGCATTGCAAGCCACTAATGACATGTGGGTTTGCTCTTACTTCAAAAGACTCACGCTCTGAGTGTGTAATACCTTTCCCTGCGGTCATCCAATTAACATCACCGGGACTTATTTCAAGGTTATTACCCAGAGAATCGCGATGTAAAATATTCCCTGCAAATAAGTAAGTTAAGGTTGATAGTCCAATATGTGGATGCGGTCTAACATTAATCCCTTTACCTGCTGGGAAATCATTAGGGCCCATTTGGTCAAAGAAAATAAATGGGCCTACCATACGTTTTTCTTGATGAGGTAAAACGCGTTTTACTTGCAAACCACCAAGGTCGTGTTCGATTGCTGTTAGTACTTTTGCCATGTTGAACTCACTTTTAGTAAATGATGAATGATTGAACTGCTGACGATGGTTACCGCTTAACGTCACTCGTTCTCATATATTATCTGTAAATAAATCTAACATTCTTCTTAAGGTAACAATATTAGTTAAAAGTTAATAAAACATTCTTCTAAAGGGAATTGTTACTTAGCATCATTGAAAAGATGAATGTTACCAACATTCTATTTAATAGAATGAATTGTGCTTAAATTAGTAATTTTGTTCTTCTCATTTTTAGTGAATACTGTGCTCATCGAATTTAAGCGCTAGTTTTTACTGTAAAAACTAGACCAAGTTAAAATTTACACAAGATAAGAGGTTAGCTATGAATAATATTTTATTTATTAAATCGTCATTAAATGGTGAGCAAGGTAATTCAACTATATTAGCGCAAGAGTTAGTCGCTAATTTATCAGTAAATTCAGAGGTCAAGGTTGTTGAACGAGATCTAGCAGAGCAGGGGCTTGAACATTTAACTCAAATAGAAATGGCCGCTTGGATGACTCCAGCAAATGAGCGTAATAGCGCGCAGGTCAAACTTACGCATATTTCTGATAGCTTAATTGAAGAGTTAACAACTAGCGATACCTTAGTCATTGCTATGCCTATGTATAACTATGGCGTGCCGTCAACGTTTAAAGCTTGGGTAGACCGAGTCGCTCGAGCAGGCGTGACATTTCGTTATACGGAAAATGGTCCCGTTGGATTATTAAAAAATAAAAAAGTAGTCATAGTGGCGGCGCGAGGTGGTATACATGCTGGCACGGTAAGTGATTCACAAACGCAATATTTAACGAGTTTCTTTAATTTTCTCGGCCTTGATGACATTACTTTTATTTACGCGGAAGGTTTGAATATGCCAGGTAACGAAGAAAGGTACGCAGCAGCACAAGCAGAGATAAAAAACTACAGTCTCTAATAAAACCGTATAACGAATTTAATAACATTTAATATTATTAACAAGGTTCAGGATATTAAAATGAAAATATTATTAGCAAAGTTAACCCATTCAAATGCAGGTTTCTCGGCATTAGCACTTCGTCTGCCTATTGGGATTATTTTTATGGCCCATGGCGCACAAAAACTCTTTGGCTGGTTTGGTGGCTACGGTCTTGAAGGTACGGGCGGTTGGATGGAGTCAATTGGTTTGGCGCCTGGTTTTATTATGGCGTTATTAGCGGGTAGTGCAGAGTTTTTTGGTGGTTTATTTATTCTGTTAGGTTTATTAACACGCCCAGCTGCTATTGCGCTTTCATTCACTATGATCGTGGCTATTTTCTCAGTACATTTTGCCAATGGTTTATTTATGGCGAACAACGGCTATGAGTTTGGCTTAGCCTTGTTAGCAGCAAGTATTTCATTAGCGTTGTCGGGTTCAGGTAAGTTGGCTTTAGATAATGTACTCGCTAAAAAATTAAGTTAAGCATTAGTATTCTGCAAAATAATCCTCAACCTAGTTTATGTTTAATCTAAGTTGAGGATAATCTCCACAGACTAAAATTTAAGTCATTATTAATAATATCTCTCTTACTGAAAAATTAGCTAGTAAACACATCACAGAGCGGGTGAAGTTTTTGGTGAAAAAGAAGTTGAATTAATCAATGCCTAAGATTCCGATTTTAAATTTCAACGTGGCTTACTAACACCTTAACTGTATATAATTAGATATTGCCCATGCGGAAATAATGCTAAGTAGAACAAACACCTAAATATGTATGCATATAGTAGGATAAAATTTTTATTTATCATCATAACTCGGTAATATGAAAATAGGCGCTCTTAAAGTGCTATCAATTAATATATAAGGAAAGTAATAAATGCGTACTCTGATTGCATTGGTGGGTGCTGTAGCATGTTTATCTGCATGCCAGCCCAATAGTCCTTCACAAAATACCTCTCAAGAGCCAACAGCGGTTGCCGCTGCTCAAGGTGTAACACAAAATAATATAAGTGAGTCTGAAAGGTTAAATCAATGGTTTGCCACTAAATATGAAGAGCAACTGCAAAGTAACCCTATCCTGTTGACATTTTTAGGACGTAAAGAAAAAAACGACCAAATTAATGATATGTCAGTGGCGTTTGAGAAAAAACAGTTAGCTTGGCAAGCAGCGACTGTTGCAGAGTTAACCTCCAACTTTGATTATGAAAAACTTACCGCTGAAGCTAAAATTTCATACGACATTTGGATTTATCAATATGAACAAGCTAAAGCCGGGCAACAATTTAATAAAAACGGCTATGTATTTACTCAATTTAACGGCATTCAATCATTTGCTGCCGAGTTTTTAATAAACTTCCATCAAGTTGACGATTTAAGTGACATGCAGGCTTATATCAAGCGAATTAAAGGTATTAGTACTGCTATTGATCAATTACTGGTTCGGGCGCAAGAAAATTCCGCCGCAGGTACTAGACCCCCCAAGTTTGCTTACGAAGGTGTTATTGAACAGTCAAACAACCTGATTACAGGAGTTCCATTCTCTCAAGCTGAAGGGGATGTAGATTCACCACTTTGGATGGATATACAACGAAAGGTTACCACTTTAATTGATGCTGAAAAAATTACTGCAGCACAAGCATTATCATTAAAAAGTGATGCCAAAGCGCAGCTACTGCAAAGCTTCCTACCGAGTTATCAAGCGTTAATTACTTGGTTTGAAAGTGATATTGTTAATACCGTTAGCAACCCTACAGGTGTCTCCACACAGAAAAATGGTCAAGCTTTTTACGATTATATGCTAAGTGCTTCTACAACAACGTCATTGTCTGCTAATGAAATACACAACATTGGTGTTGCAGAGGTAGCGCGTATCACAGAAGAAATGATCGAGATTAAAGACCGTGTGGGTTTTGAAGGTGATTTAGCCGCATTTTTTAATTTTATTAAAACAGATGAACAATTTTTTTATCCAAACACAGATAGCGGCCGACAAGGCTATATTACAGATACGGAAGAATACTTAGATTTTATTAATGAACAACTACCTGAATATTTTGGTATTTTGCCTAAAGCAGGGTTAACCGTGAAGCGGGTTGAAGCGTTCAGAGAGCAAGATGGTGCCGCCCAGCATTACCATCCAGGCACACCTGACGGTAGTCGCCCAGGTGTTTATTACGCGCACTTATCTGATATGTCAGCGATGCCAAAAAATGAAATGGAAGGTGTTGCATATCACGAGGGTAATCCGGGACATCATATGCAAATTTCTATTGCACAAGAGCTAACGTCAGTCCCGCAATTTCGCACGCAAGCAAACTTTACAGCTTACAGCGAAGGTTGGGGTTTATATGCTGAATTACTAGCAAAAGAAATGGGGGCTTATCAAGATGATTTCTCTGATTTTGGCCGCTTAGTTAATGAAATGTGGCGTGCAGTTCGTTTAGTGGTAGATACCGGTTTACATACCAAGGGCTGGACTGAGGAGCAAGCCATAGCTTACTTTAAAGAAAAAACCCCGATTGCTGAAGAAGCTATTGTTTCTGAAGTGCGTCGCTATTTAGTTTTACCAGGGCAAGCAACATCATACAAAATTGGTATGTTAAAAATATTGGCATTACGTGAAAGTGCCAAACAAGCATTGGGTGAACGTTTTGATATTCGTAGTTTTCACGATACCGTGCTTGGTGGTGGAGCAATGCCGTTGGCAATATTAGAGCGAAGAGTAAATGACTGGGTAAGTAGTCAAATGCCTAATTAGTAAAATGCTTAAGTAGTCATTGACACTAGTCTGTTATCTGACAAATTAATTGGCCCTTCACAAATATAAACTATTTTATTTATTATATTTGTGAAGCGCCATGATCCATTTTTTATAATTAACGCTCTTTTTTAGCGTCTAATTGTTTAAAAGCCTTATGCCCATCTTCTGTCACGCCTTTTTTCCAATAACTGCTAATGTAGATGGATTCTTGAGCCACTTCTTTTTCATTTTTAAAGTATTGACGTAATTCACGCATATCATCAAATTC
The Colwellia sp. Arc7-D genome window above contains:
- a CDS encoding DUF885 domain-containing protein, encoding MRTLIALVGAVACLSACQPNSPSQNTSQEPTAVAAAQGVTQNNISESERLNQWFATKYEEQLQSNPILLTFLGRKEKNDQINDMSVAFEKKQLAWQAATVAELTSNFDYEKLTAEAKISYDIWIYQYEQAKAGQQFNKNGYVFTQFNGIQSFAAEFLINFHQVDDLSDMQAYIKRIKGISTAIDQLLVRAQENSAAGTRPPKFAYEGVIEQSNNLITGVPFSQAEGDVDSPLWMDIQRKVTTLIDAEKITAAQALSLKSDAKAQLLQSFLPSYQALITWFESDIVNTVSNPTGVSTQKNGQAFYDYMLSASTTTSLSANEIHNIGVAEVARITEEMIEIKDRVGFEGDLAAFFNFIKTDEQFFYPNTDSGRQGYITDTEEYLDFINEQLPEYFGILPKAGLTVKRVEAFREQDGAAQHYHPGTPDGSRPGVYYAHLSDMSAMPKNEMEGVAYHEGNPGHHMQISIAQELTSVPQFRTQANFTAYSEGWGLYAELLAKEMGAYQDDFSDFGRLVNEMWRAVRLVVDTGLHTKGWTEEQAIAYFKEKTPIAEEAIVSEVRRYLVLPGQATSYKIGMLKILALRESAKQALGERFDIRSFHDTVLGGGAMPLAILERRVNDWVSSQMPN